In one window of Qipengyuania profundimaris DNA:
- a CDS encoding cob(I)yrinic acid a,c-diamide adenosyltransferase, with amino-acid sequence MVKLNKIYTRTGDDGTTGLVDGSRLPKHDARMEAIGVVDEANSALGHAAVALAQSGYADDLFRIQNDLFDLGADLATPAADGDDFAPSEMVLRIVAKQVAWLEQAIDRANDRLEPLTSFVLPGGSEGAARLHIARAAVRRAERAMTAMAAEVRTNPQGLAYINRLSDYLFVLARVANRDGTDDVKWVPGQNR; translated from the coding sequence ATGGTCAAGCTAAACAAGATCTACACCCGCACCGGCGACGACGGCACGACCGGCCTTGTCGACGGATCGCGCCTGCCCAAGCACGATGCACGCATGGAAGCGATCGGTGTGGTGGACGAAGCCAACAGCGCACTCGGCCATGCAGCCGTAGCACTGGCGCAGAGCGGCTATGCCGACGATCTGTTCCGTATCCAGAACGACCTGTTCGACCTTGGGGCCGATCTGGCGACGCCTGCCGCGGATGGCGACGATTTCGCACCATCCGAGATGGTGCTGCGGATCGTCGCCAAGCAGGTTGCCTGGCTGGAGCAGGCGATCGATAGGGCCAACGATCGGCTGGAACCGCTGACGAGCTTTGTCCTTCCCGGCGGCAGCGAGGGCGCGGCGCGGCTGCATATCGCGCGAGCCGCCGTTCGGCGCGCCGAACGGGCGATGACGGCCATGGCCGCCGAAGTTCGCACCAATCCCCAGGGGCTCGCCTATATCAACCGCCTGTCGGACTATCTCTTCGTGCTCGCCCGCGTTGCCAATCGCGACGGAACGGACGACGTCAAATGGGTGCCAGGCCAGAACCGCTGA
- the gluQRS gene encoding tRNA glutamyl-Q(34) synthetase GluQRS gives MAVTRFAPSPNGPLHLGHAYSAIVAHDLAKERGGQFLLRIEDIDGARSRPELADEFRRDLEWLGLEWDEVPTQSSRLESYDEAARELLEKGLLYPCTCTRAEIEALKPRLGPEGLVYPGTCKGRLLDPAKPAALRLDVDCAMARAGDLEWEDELAVCMTADPREAGDVVIVRKDAPASYHLAATLDDAADGVTLVTRGQDLFPATHVHRLLQALLGLPVPSWHHHGLLMDESGKKLAKRRGSPSLAERRNSGEDGLLLAEQLRLHRFPAGISLAST, from the coding sequence TTGGCCGTCACCCGCTTCGCCCCCAGTCCCAACGGTCCGCTGCATCTCGGCCATGCCTATTCGGCGATTGTCGCGCACGATCTGGCGAAGGAGCGGGGCGGGCAATTCCTGCTGAGGATAGAAGATATCGACGGCGCGCGATCGCGGCCGGAACTGGCCGACGAATTCCGCCGCGACCTCGAATGGCTCGGGCTCGAATGGGACGAAGTGCCAACGCAATCATCCCGGCTGGAGAGCTATGACGAGGCTGCGCGAGAGCTGCTGGAGAAAGGACTGCTTTATCCCTGCACCTGCACACGGGCGGAAATCGAAGCCTTGAAACCACGGCTGGGACCGGAAGGGTTGGTCTATCCAGGCACCTGCAAGGGCCGCCTGCTCGATCCCGCGAAACCAGCGGCTTTGCGCCTCGATGTCGATTGCGCGATGGCGCGCGCCGGCGATCTTGAGTGGGAAGACGAGCTTGCCGTATGCATGACAGCAGACCCGCGCGAAGCCGGTGATGTGGTGATCGTTCGCAAGGATGCGCCGGCCAGCTACCACCTCGCCGCGACGCTCGACGATGCAGCGGACGGCGTGACGCTGGTCACACGCGGCCAGGACCTGTTTCCCGCGACCCACGTCCATCGTCTGCTCCAGGCATTGCTCGGCTTGCCCGTACCAAGCTGGCATCATCATGGGCTGCTGATGGACGAGAGCGGCAAGAAGCTCGCCAAGCGCCGTGGCTCGCCGTCGCTGGCGGAACGCAGAAACAGTGGCGAGGATGGACTGTTGCTTGCCGAGCAACTGCGCTTGCACCGTTTTCCGGCTGGTATTTCGCTCGCCAGCACCTAA
- a CDS encoding HNH endonuclease produces MFRAELLERAARFRSSAEDPTRNLQSCPSLVLNADYTPLSYYPLSLWPWQTAIKAIFLDRVDVIASYEREVHSPNLDMKIPSVIALKQYVKPSEFPAFTRFNLFLRDRFSCQFCGDMGNLTFDHVIPRRLGGKTTWENIATACAPCNLKKGGRTPQQANMQLYAKPIRPTHWQLQQHGKQFPPNYLHETWRDWLYWDIELEE; encoded by the coding sequence ATGTTCAGGGCCGAACTGCTGGAGAGGGCCGCAAGGTTTCGAAGTAGTGCCGAGGATCCGACGCGCAATCTGCAGTCGTGTCCGTCCCTCGTCTTGAATGCCGATTACACTCCCCTTTCCTACTACCCGCTCAGCCTGTGGCCCTGGCAAACCGCGATCAAGGCGATCTTCCTCGACCGCGTCGACGTGATCGCCAGCTACGAGCGCGAGGTCCATTCGCCCAATCTCGACATGAAGATCCCCAGCGTGATTGCGCTGAAGCAATATGTGAAGCCGAGCGAGTTTCCCGCCTTCACGCGCTTCAACTTGTTCCTGCGCGATCGCTTCAGCTGCCAGTTTTGTGGCGATATGGGCAATCTCACCTTCGACCACGTGATCCCCCGGCGTCTCGGCGGCAAGACTACGTGGGAAAACATCGCCACCGCCTGCGCGCCCTGCAACCTCAAGAAGGGCGGGCGCACACCGCAGCAAGCGAATATGCAACTCTACGCCAAACCGATCCGGCCGACGCACTGGCAACTGCAACAGCACGGCAAGCAATTCCCGCCGAACTACCTGCACGAAACCTGGCGTGACTGGCTCTATTGGGACATCGAACTGGAAGAGTGA
- the kynU gene encoding kynureninase, whose amino-acid sequence MIERARILDAGDPLAQYRDRFHVPEGVIYLDGNSLGCLPKATPDRLVEVVQGEWGEGLIRSWNAAGWIDLPQRVGAKIAPLIGAQPHEVIVADSVSVNLFKLISAALMMRPGRKVVLSEPGNFPTDIYMIEGLEAQGLAERGLASRENLIDALNDDVALLLLTHAHYKTGELFDMAALTEAAHQAGALVLWDLSHSGGALPIDLNACGADFAVGCGYKYFNGGPGAPAYAFIAERHHGDVRQPLSGWMGHARPFAFSDDYEPAPGVDRLLCGTPGILGLAALEVGVDLIAEIGIERLHAKSQALSEFFRQCLAEADLDMDLVSPSDPAKRGSQLSFRHPEAYAICQALIARGVIGDFRDPDILRFGFAPAYLRFADMAEAVRHLAEVLETGEWQRAEFRERAAVT is encoded by the coding sequence ATGATCGAGCGCGCGCGCATCCTCGACGCGGGCGATCCGCTCGCACAGTACCGCGATCGGTTCCACGTGCCCGAAGGCGTGATCTATCTCGACGGCAATTCGCTCGGCTGCCTGCCGAAGGCAACGCCCGACCGGCTGGTAGAAGTAGTGCAGGGCGAATGGGGCGAGGGGCTGATCCGCAGCTGGAACGCCGCCGGCTGGATCGACCTGCCGCAACGCGTCGGCGCGAAGATCGCCCCGCTGATCGGGGCGCAGCCGCATGAGGTGATCGTCGCCGACAGTGTCTCGGTGAACCTGTTCAAGCTGATCAGCGCGGCGCTGATGATGCGCCCCGGCCGCAAGGTCGTACTAAGCGAGCCGGGCAATTTCCCGACCGACATCTACATGATCGAAGGGCTTGAGGCGCAGGGTCTTGCCGAGCGGGGGCTGGCATCGCGCGAGAACCTGATCGACGCGCTGAACGACGACGTCGCGCTGCTGCTGCTGACCCATGCCCATTACAAGACCGGCGAACTGTTCGACATGGCCGCGCTGACCGAAGCCGCGCACCAGGCGGGCGCGCTGGTGCTGTGGGACCTGTCGCATTCTGGCGGCGCGCTCCCGATCGATCTGAACGCTTGCGGAGCGGATTTCGCAGTCGGCTGCGGCTACAAATACTTCAATGGCGGCCCCGGCGCGCCGGCCTACGCCTTTATCGCCGAGCGGCATCACGGCGATGTACGCCAGCCGCTGAGCGGATGGATGGGCCATGCCCGTCCGTTTGCCTTCAGCGACGATTACGAGCCCGCACCGGGGGTTGATCGCCTGCTGTGCGGCACACCCGGCATCCTCGGCCTTGCGGCGCTGGAGGTCGGGGTGGACCTGATTGCCGAGATCGGCATCGAGCGGCTTCATGCGAAGTCACAGGCCTTGTCCGAGTTTTTCCGGCAGTGTCTCGCCGAAGCGGACCTCGATATGGATCTCGTTAGCCCGAGCGATCCTGCGAAGCGCGGCAGCCAGCTATCGTTCCGCCATCCGGAAGCCTATGCGATCTGCCAGGCGCTGATCGCCCGGGGGGTGATCGGCGATTTTCGCGATCCCGACATCCTGCGCTTCGGCTTCGCGCCCGCCTATCTGCGTTTTGCCGACATGGCGGAAGCCGTGCGCCATTTGGCGGAAGTGCTCGAAACCGGCGAATGGCAACGTGCGGAATTTCGCGAACGGGCTGCTGTCACCTGA
- the kynB gene encoding arylformamidase → MSSWRSKRRIWDISQTLRPGLPVWPGDTDFAFDRTWKMEDGSPVNVGRMTMSTHSGTHGDAPLHYSADAPDIASVELDPYIGECLVVDATGVTGGEVNVGDLPHIESADRVLFRTFARFPHDEWDSGFTAIAAETIEWLALQGVKLIGTDAPSVDPQDSKTMAAHKAVLDHDMRILEGLVLDEVPEGRYELVALPLKVAGGDAGLCRAILRELAV, encoded by the coding sequence ATGAGCTCGTGGCGCAGCAAGCGGCGGATCTGGGACATCTCGCAAACCCTGCGGCCCGGCTTGCCGGTGTGGCCGGGTGACACCGACTTCGCCTTCGACCGGACCTGGAAAATGGAGGACGGCTCCCCGGTCAATGTCGGGCGGATGACGATGAGCACCCATTCGGGCACCCACGGCGATGCGCCGCTGCATTACTCTGCCGATGCGCCGGATATCGCGAGCGTGGAACTCGACCCCTATATCGGCGAGTGCCTGGTCGTGGACGCTACCGGCGTGACCGGCGGCGAGGTTAATGTCGGCGACCTGCCGCATATCGAAAGCGCTGACCGCGTACTGTTCCGCACCTTCGCGCGTTTCCCGCATGATGAGTGGGACAGCGGCTTCACGGCGATAGCCGCCGAAACGATCGAATGGCTTGCGCTGCAGGGCGTCAAGCTGATCGGGACCGACGCGCCGAGCGTCGATCCGCAGGACAGCAAGACGATGGCGGCGCACAAGGCGGTGCTGGACCACGACATGCGCATCCTCGAAGGGCTGGTGCTCGATGAAGTGCCGGAGGGGCGCTACGAGCTGGTGGCGCTGCCACTGAAAGTGGCGGGCGGCGATGCGGGCCTGTGCCGTGCGATCCTGCGGGAGCTGGCCGTATGA